A stretch of Castanea sativa cultivar Marrone di Chiusa Pesio chromosome 2, ASM4071231v1 DNA encodes these proteins:
- the LOC142624850 gene encoding potassium transporter 5-like — translation MATRRSTTLHSVLVFVSIKYLTISTVPPEEPFLFGRIEPHELGIFRCVLRYGYKDSRSECEFFKEMLVNQLKEFIRNDLLKPNELADNNEVEKVDEEMVQREVGIVDDALKFGDVYLMGENEMMASKGSSFLKKFAINYAYNWLKRCVRQVYEVFMIPRNRLLKVGMTYEV, via the exons ATGGCTACCAGAAGAAGTACAA CTTTACACTCAGTTCTTGTCTTTGTTTCAATCAAGTATCTAACCATTAGCACAGTCCCTCCAGAGGAACCTTTTTTGTTTGGACGAATAGAGCCTCATGAGTTAGGCATTTTCCGATGTGTTTTAAGGTATGGATATAAGGATTCAAGATCTGAGTGTGAGTTTTTTAAGGAGATGTTGGTGAATCAATTGAAGGAGTTCATACGAAATGATCTGCTCAAGCCTAATGAATTAGCTGATAACAACGAAGTAGAAAAGGTTGATGAAGAAATGGTGCAAAGAGAGGTGGGAATTGTGGATGATGCACTAAAATTTGGGGATGTTTATCTAATGGGTGAAAATGAAATGATGGCTTCAAAGGGGTCTAGCTTTTTGAAGAAGTTCGCTATAAACTATGCCTATAATTGGTTGAAAAGATGTGTGAGACAAGTATATGAGGTTTTCATGATTCCTCGCAATCGTCTTCTCAAGGTGGGGATGACTTATGAGGTATAG
- the LOC142626250 gene encoding nuclear transcription factor Y subunit B-5-like, with amino-acid sequence MDDNVGASDPNEDNNNIKEQERLLPIANVGRIMKQSLPLNAKISKEAKETMQECVSEFISFVTSEASDKCRKERRKTVNGDDVCWALEALGFDDYSGPIRRYLHRYRELEVERANQDRVRDNEREA; translated from the coding sequence ATGGACGATAATGTTGGAGCTAGTGATCCAAATGAAGATAATAATAACATCAAAGAGCAAGAGCGGTTGCTTCCAATAGCCAACGTTGGCAGGATCATGAAGCAAAGTTTGCCACTCAATGCAAAAATCTCAAAGGAAGCCAAGGAAACTATGCAAGAATGTGTGTCTGAGTTCATTAGCTTTGTCACCAGTGAGGCATCTGATAAGTGCAGAAAGGAAAGGCGCAAGACTGTGAATGGAGATGATGTTTGCTGGGCACTGGAAGCACTAGGTTTCGATGACTATTCCGGGCCAATAAGAAGGTATTTGCACAGATATAGAGAACTAGAAGTAGAAAGAGCTAACCAAGACAGGGTTAGAGACAATGAAAGAGAAGCATGA